Proteins encoded by one window of Candidatus Omnitrophota bacterium:
- a CDS encoding indole-3-glycerol-phosphate synthase, with protein MSDILTEIVRQRKIDVGEDMKRLPLSRMKSLIRRAAKARDFDGALSVRPYSLIAEIKRSSPSEGVIVRRFDPAKLAEIYASSGADAVSVLTENRFFGGDQDMIGEVKKSCPLPVLRKDFIFSEYQVYESRYYGADALLLIARILDKDLLRDLFDLSRRLGMTPLVELYGERDREKIKGMKIPVLGINTRDLKSGEISFAKAAALAGKVKTETLVCESGIRSRGDIDEALDAGFNSFLVGTAILKSRDKRKFIRSLTAK; from the coding sequence ATGAGCGATATTTTAACTGAGATTGTAAGACAGCGGAAGATAGACGTGGGCGAAGACATGAAACGGCTTCCGCTCAGCCGCATGAAATCGCTGATCAGACGCGCCGCGAAAGCGAGGGATTTTGACGGAGCCCTCAGTGTCCGGCCCTATTCGCTGATCGCCGAGATAAAAAGGTCATCGCCGTCCGAGGGCGTGATCGTCAGGCGTTTTGATCCGGCGAAATTGGCCGAAATTTACGCCTCATCCGGAGCTGACGCCGTTTCCGTGCTGACGGAGAACAGGTTCTTCGGCGGGGATCAGGATATGATAGGAGAGGTGAAGAAGAGCTGCCCTCTTCCCGTGTTGAGAAAGGATTTTATTTTTTCGGAATATCAGGTTTATGAATCCAGGTATTACGGGGCCGACGCGCTACTTCTGATCGCCAGGATTCTGGATAAAGATTTGTTAAGGGATTTGTTTGATTTAAGCAGGCGGCTCGGAATGACGCCCCTCGTGGAGCTTTACGGTGAGCGGGACAGGGAGAAGATAAAAGGCATGAAAATACCGGTGCTGGGTATAAACACGAGAGACCTGAAAAGCGGCGAGATCAGTTTCGCGAAAGCCGCCGCTCTTGCAGGTAAAGTAAAAACGGAAACGCTTGTGTGTGAGAGCGGGATAAGGAGCCGCGGGGACATAGACGAGGCCCTCGATGCGGGATTTAATTCTTTTCTCGTCGGCACGGCCATCCTGAAAAGCCGTGATAAGAGAAAATTTATAAGGAGCTTGACAGCAAAATGA
- a CDS encoding UDP-glucose/GDP-mannose dehydrogenase family protein, producing MRIAIVGSGYVGLVSGICFAEIGHSVICVDNNKEKIKKLKKGLMPIYEPGLDKLLKKNMKKGRLKFSDSVKKAVPVSDAIFIAVNTPPRPDGSCDLQYVEAVSREVALSMNGYKVIVEKSTVPASTGQKIKQTVKIYNKKNLPFDVVSNPEFLREGKAIGDFLKPDRIVIGVESKKAEELMRRIYAPVKAPMIVTNTETSELIKHASNSFLATKISFINAVANIAERVGADIKDISLAMGLDKRIGGRFLDAGIGFGGSCFPKDVLAFIHMAHEAGIDFRMLKEVYGINESQRMTVINKLTDIVWNIEGKKIAVWGLSFKPDTDDLRNAPAIDIVRELLKFNAQVCVYDPVAMDGFKKIFGKEKNLKYAQAMTAVKGADALMLLTEWEEFSKADMKKVKSLMRVPALIDGRNLYDPAKMKKLGFLYRGVGRV from the coding sequence GTGAGAATAGCCATTGTCGGTTCAGGTTATGTGGGCCTTGTGAGCGGCATATGTTTCGCCGAAATTGGACACAGTGTCATATGCGTTGATAATAATAAGGAGAAAATCAAGAAACTGAAAAAAGGTTTAATGCCGATTTATGAGCCCGGCCTTGATAAGCTCTTGAAGAAGAACATGAAAAAAGGCCGGCTCAAATTCTCGGATTCCGTGAAAAAAGCGGTGCCTGTATCGGATGCTATTTTCATAGCGGTCAACACCCCTCCCCGTCCTGACGGCTCATGCGATCTCCAGTATGTGGAGGCGGTCTCCAGAGAGGTGGCGCTCTCAATGAACGGTTACAAAGTTATTGTTGAGAAATCCACGGTTCCCGCCTCAACCGGTCAGAAAATAAAACAGACGGTCAAAATATACAATAAGAAAAACCTTCCGTTTGACGTTGTATCCAACCCCGAGTTTCTGAGGGAAGGGAAAGCCATAGGCGATTTTCTCAAGCCCGACAGGATAGTGATAGGTGTTGAAAGCAAAAAAGCAGAGGAGCTCATGCGCAGGATCTACGCTCCCGTAAAAGCGCCGATGATAGTGACGAACACGGAGACATCGGAATTGATAAAGCACGCGTCCAACTCGTTTCTCGCGACAAAGATATCTTTCATAAACGCCGTGGCGAATATAGCCGAAAGGGTGGGTGCGGATATAAAGGATATTTCTCTCGCCATGGGGCTCGACAAAAGGATAGGCGGCCGTTTTCTCGACGCGGGTATAGGTTTCGGGGGCTCGTGTTTTCCCAAAGACGTGTTGGCCTTCATCCATATGGCTCACGAGGCGGGTATAGACTTCAGGATGCTCAAAGAGGTCTACGGAATAAATGAGAGCCAGCGTATGACAGTGATAAACAAACTCACGGATATTGTGTGGAACATAGAGGGGAAAAAGATAGCTGTTTGGGGACTCTCCTTTAAGCCGGACACGGATGATCTGCGCAACGCCCCGGCCATAGATATCGTCAGGGAACTTCTCAAATTCAACGCGCAGGTCTGTGTTTATGACCCTGTCGCCATGGACGGTTTTAAGAAAATATTTGGGAAAGAGAAAAATCTCAAATACGCGCAGGCCATGACGGCCGTCAAAGGCGCGGACGCTCTCATGCTGCTGACCGAATGGGAAGAGTTTTCCAAAGCTGATATGAAAAAGGTGAAATCGCTGATGAGGGTGCCGGCGCTGATAGACGGCAGGAATCTTTATGATCCCGCGAAAATGAAAAAACTGGGATTTCTTTACAGGGGAGTGGGAAGAGTATGA